The Juglans regia cultivar Chandler chromosome 2, Walnut 2.0, whole genome shotgun sequence genome includes a window with the following:
- the LOC108999250 gene encoding betaine aldehyde dehydrogenase 1, chloroplastic, which produces MAIPIPSRQLFIDGEWREPTLKKRIPIINPSTEEIIGTIPAATAEDVELAVDAARKALARNKGRDWASASGAVRAKYLRAIAAKITDRKSELAKLEAIDCGKPLDEAAWDIDDVAGCFDYYADLAEGLDAKQKAPVSLPMESFKSYVLKEPIGVVGLITPWNYPLLMATWKVAPALAAGCAAILKPSEVASVTCLELAEMCREVGLPRGVLNILTGFGHEAGAPLASHPHVDKIAFTGSTITGSKIMTAAAQLVKPVSLELGGKSPIIVFDDVDLDKAAEWTAFGCFWTNGQICSATSRLIVHESIAAEFLDRLVKWIKNIKVSDPLEEGCRLGPVVSGSQYEKVLKFIATAKSEGATIVCGGDRPEHLKKGFFIQPAVITDVTTSMQIWREEVFGPVLCVKTFSSEDEAIELANDTHYGLGGAVISNDLERCDRVSKALQAGIVWINCSQPCFTQAPWGGNKRSGFGRELGEWGLNNYLSVKQVTQYVSDEPWGWYQSPSKL; this is translated from the exons ATGGCGATCCCAATTCCATCTCGGCAGCTATTCATCGACGGCGAATGGAGAGAACCCACCCTCAAGAAACGTATCCCCATCATCAACCCCTCTACCGAAGAGATcatcg GAACTATACCGGCGGCAACTGCGGAGGATGTGGAGCTTGCGGTGGATGCCGCGCGGAAAGCTCTTGCTCGGAACAAAGGCAGAGATTGGGCCTCTGCTTCCGGGGCCGTTCGTGCCAAGTATTTGCGTGCTATCGCCGCCAAG ATAACAGATAGGAAATCTGAACTAGCTAAACTTGAAGCAATTGATTGTGGAAAGCCGCTGGATGAAGCAGCATGGGACATT GATGATGTTGCTGGGTGCTTTGACTACTATGCGGACCTTGCTGAAGGTTTGGATGCAAAGCAAAAGGCACCAGTTTCCCTTCCCATGGAATCATTCAAGAGTTATGTTCTTAAGGAGCCGATTGGGGTGGTTGGGTTGATTACTCCATG GAACTATCCTCTGTTGATGGCTACATGGAAAGTGGCTCCTGCCTTGGCTGCTGGGTGTGCCGCAATACTGAAACCGTCTGAAGTGGCATCTGT GACCTGTTTGGAGCTGGCTGAAATGTGCAGAGAGGTCGGTCTGCCTCGTGGTGTTCTTAATATTCTGACTGGATTCGGCCACGAGGCCGGTGCTCCTTTGGCATCCCATCCCCATGTTGACAAG ATTGCATTCACTGGAAGCACCATCACCGGGAGTAAGATTATGACAGCTGCAGCTCAGTTGGTCAAG CCTGTTTCACTGGAGCTTGGTGGGAAAAGCCCAATTATCGTTTTTGATGATGTTGACCTTGATAAGG CTGCTGAATGGACTGCTTTTGGTTGCTTTTGGACAAATGGTCAGATTTGCAGTGCAACATCCCGTCTCATTGTGCAC GAAAGCATTGCTGCAGAATTTTTGGATAGGCTCGTAAAATGGATAAAAAACATCAAGGTTTCAGATCCTCTGGAAGAAGGCTGCAGACTTGGCCCCGTTGTTAGTGGCAGTCAG TATGAGAAAGTATTGAAGTTCATTGCTACGGCTAAGAGTGAAGGTGCAACCATAGTATGTGGTGGGGATCGTCCTGAG CATCTAAAGAAAGGATTTTTCATCCAACCAGCAGTCATAACTGATGTAACTACCTCAATGCAAATATGGAGGGAGGAAGTTTTTGGACCAGTTTTGTGTGTGAAGACATTCAGTAGCGAAGATGAAGCCATTGAGCTAGCGAATGATACCCA CTATGGTTTAGGTGGTGCTGTGATATCAAACGATCTAGAAAGGTGCGATCGCGTTAGTAAG GCTCTTCAGGCAGGAATTGTTTGGATTAATTGCTCACAGCCTTGCTTCACTCAAGCTCCATGGGGCGGCAACAAGCGTAGCGGTTTTGGGCGTGAATTAGGGGAATG GGGGCTCAACAATTATTTGAGCGTGAAGCAGGTTACTCAGTACGTGTCTGATGAACCATGGGGATGGTACCAGTCTCCTTCAAAGTTGTGA
- the LOC108999188 gene encoding mannose-1-phosphate guanyltransferase alpha-like isoform X1: MGSTDERVVAVIMVGGPTKGTRFRPLSLNIPKPLFPLAGQPMVHHPISACKKIPNLAQIFLIGFYDEREFALYVSSISNELRVPVRYLREDKPHGSAGGLYNFRDLIMEDSPSHIFLLNCDVCCSFPLPEMLESHRRYGGMGTILVIKVSAESANQFGELVADPATNELLHYTEKPETFVSDRINCGVYIFTPDIFTAIQGVSTQRKDRANLRRLSSFDAIDSATSRNLPADFVRLDQDILSPLAGKKQFYTYESMDFWEQIKTPGMSLKCSALYLAQFRFTSPHLLASGDGTKSAAISGDVYIHPSAKVHPTAKIGPNVSISANARIGAGARLISCIILDDVEIKENAVVIHAIVGWKSSIGRWSRVQASGDYNAKLGVTILGESVSVEDEVVVVNSIVLPNKTLNVSVQEEIIL; encoded by the exons ATGGGGAGCACAGATGAAAGAGTGGTTGCCGTGATCATGGTCGGTGGACCCACTAAAG GTACTAGATTCCGACCACTCTCATTGAACATTCCAAAGCCGCTATTTCCTTTGGCTGGACAACCAATGGTTCATCATCCAATTTCTGCTTGTAAAAAG ATTCCGAACTTAGCTCAGATCTTTCTTATTGGTTTCTATGATGAGCGTGAATTCGCGTTATATGTCTCCTCTATCTCTAATGAGCTCAGAGTCCCTGTTAG ATACTTGAGGGAAGACAAGCCACATGGATCAGCTGGTGGGCTTTATAACTTCAGAGACCTTATCATGGAAGACAGCCCT TCACATATTTTCTTGCTCAATTGCGATGTTTGCTGCAGTTTTCCACTGCCAGAAATGCTTg AGTCTCACAGAAGATATGGTGGTATGGGAACTATTCTAGTAATAAAA GTTTCTGCTGAGTCAGCAAACCAGTTTGGAGAGTTGGTAGCTGATCCAGCCACCAATGAACTGTTGCATTACACAGAGAAACCTGAAACCTTT GTAAGTGACCGAATCAATTGTGGTGTCTACATATTTACCCCAGATATTTTCACTGCCATCCAGGGGGTTTCCACTCAGCGGAAAGACAGAG CAAACCTGAGACGTTTATCCAGCTTCGACGCCATCGATTCAGCAACAAG CAGGAACCTTCCCGCAGATTTTGTAAGATTGGATCAAGATATTCTATCACCTCTTGCTGGGAAGAAGCAGTTCTATACATACGAGTCCATGGACTTCTGGGAACAGATCAAAACTCCTGG GATGTCCTTGAAATGTTCTGCACTGTATCTTGCACAATTCCGGTTCACCTCCCCCCATCTTTTGGCTAGTGGGGATGGCACGAAGAGTGCTGCCATTTCTGGGGATGTTTATATTCATCCATCAGCAAAAGTGCATCCAACTGCTAAG ATTGGTCCCAATGTCTCAATATCTGCAAATGCTCGTATAGGAGCTGGCGCAAGGCTCATCAGTTGTATCATCCTTGATGATGTTGAAATTAAG GAAAATGCAGTTGTTATTCATGCTATTGTTGGATGGAAGTCCTCTATTGGGAGATGGTCCCGTGTCCAG GCCAGCGGAGACTACAACGCAAAACTTGGGGTTACAATACTTG GTGAATCTGTGTCTGTTGAAGATGAAGTGGTGGTGGTTAACAGCATTGTTCTACCAAACAAGACTCTCAATGTCAGTGTTCAAGAGGAAATAATTCTATGA
- the LOC108999188 gene encoding mannose-1-phosphate guanyltransferase alpha-like isoform X2, with amino-acid sequence MGSTDERVVAVIMVGGPTKGTRFRPLSLNIPKPLFPLAGQPMVHHPISACKKIPNLAQIFLIGFYDEREFALYVSSISNELRVPVRYLREDKPHGSAGGLYNFRDLIMEDSPSHIFLLNCDVCCSFPLPEMLESHRRYGGMGTILVIKVSAESANQFGELVADPATNELLHYTEKPETFVSDRINCGVYIFTPDIFTAIQGVSTQRKDRANLRRLSSFDAIDSATRNLPADFVRLDQDILSPLAGKKQFYTYESMDFWEQIKTPGMSLKCSALYLAQFRFTSPHLLASGDGTKSAAISGDVYIHPSAKVHPTAKIGPNVSISANARIGAGARLISCIILDDVEIKENAVVIHAIVGWKSSIGRWSRVQASGDYNAKLGVTILGESVSVEDEVVVVNSIVLPNKTLNVSVQEEIIL; translated from the exons ATGGGGAGCACAGATGAAAGAGTGGTTGCCGTGATCATGGTCGGTGGACCCACTAAAG GTACTAGATTCCGACCACTCTCATTGAACATTCCAAAGCCGCTATTTCCTTTGGCTGGACAACCAATGGTTCATCATCCAATTTCTGCTTGTAAAAAG ATTCCGAACTTAGCTCAGATCTTTCTTATTGGTTTCTATGATGAGCGTGAATTCGCGTTATATGTCTCCTCTATCTCTAATGAGCTCAGAGTCCCTGTTAG ATACTTGAGGGAAGACAAGCCACATGGATCAGCTGGTGGGCTTTATAACTTCAGAGACCTTATCATGGAAGACAGCCCT TCACATATTTTCTTGCTCAATTGCGATGTTTGCTGCAGTTTTCCACTGCCAGAAATGCTTg AGTCTCACAGAAGATATGGTGGTATGGGAACTATTCTAGTAATAAAA GTTTCTGCTGAGTCAGCAAACCAGTTTGGAGAGTTGGTAGCTGATCCAGCCACCAATGAACTGTTGCATTACACAGAGAAACCTGAAACCTTT GTAAGTGACCGAATCAATTGTGGTGTCTACATATTTACCCCAGATATTTTCACTGCCATCCAGGGGGTTTCCACTCAGCGGAAAGACAGAG CAAACCTGAGACGTTTATCCAGCTTCGACGCCATCGATTCAGCAACAAG GAACCTTCCCGCAGATTTTGTAAGATTGGATCAAGATATTCTATCACCTCTTGCTGGGAAGAAGCAGTTCTATACATACGAGTCCATGGACTTCTGGGAACAGATCAAAACTCCTGG GATGTCCTTGAAATGTTCTGCACTGTATCTTGCACAATTCCGGTTCACCTCCCCCCATCTTTTGGCTAGTGGGGATGGCACGAAGAGTGCTGCCATTTCTGGGGATGTTTATATTCATCCATCAGCAAAAGTGCATCCAACTGCTAAG ATTGGTCCCAATGTCTCAATATCTGCAAATGCTCGTATAGGAGCTGGCGCAAGGCTCATCAGTTGTATCATCCTTGATGATGTTGAAATTAAG GAAAATGCAGTTGTTATTCATGCTATTGTTGGATGGAAGTCCTCTATTGGGAGATGGTCCCGTGTCCAG GCCAGCGGAGACTACAACGCAAAACTTGGGGTTACAATACTTG GTGAATCTGTGTCTGTTGAAGATGAAGTGGTGGTGGTTAACAGCATTGTTCTACCAAACAAGACTCTCAATGTCAGTGTTCAAGAGGAAATAATTCTATGA
- the LOC108999188 gene encoding mannose-1-phosphate guanyltransferase alpha-like isoform X3 — protein sequence MGSTDERVVAVIMVGGPTKGTRFRPLSLNIPKPLFPLAGQPMVHHPISACKKIPNLAQIFLIGFYDEREFALYVSSISNELRVPVRYLREDKPHGSAGGLYNFRDLIMEDSPSHIFLLNCDVCCSFPLPEMLESHRRYGGMGTILVIKVSAESANQFGELVADPATNELLHYTEKPETFVSDRINCGVYIFTPDIFTAIQGVSTQRKDRANLRRLSSFDAIDSATSRNLPADFVRLDQDILSPLAGKKQFYTYESMDFWEQIKTPGMSLKCSALYLAQFRFTSPHLLASGDGTKSAAISGDVYIHPSAKVHPTAKIGPNVSISANARIGAGARLISCIILDDVEIKENAVVIHAIVGWKSSIGRWSRVQLLPSSSNIAAVMKVGHFLQYHVA from the exons ATGGGGAGCACAGATGAAAGAGTGGTTGCCGTGATCATGGTCGGTGGACCCACTAAAG GTACTAGATTCCGACCACTCTCATTGAACATTCCAAAGCCGCTATTTCCTTTGGCTGGACAACCAATGGTTCATCATCCAATTTCTGCTTGTAAAAAG ATTCCGAACTTAGCTCAGATCTTTCTTATTGGTTTCTATGATGAGCGTGAATTCGCGTTATATGTCTCCTCTATCTCTAATGAGCTCAGAGTCCCTGTTAG ATACTTGAGGGAAGACAAGCCACATGGATCAGCTGGTGGGCTTTATAACTTCAGAGACCTTATCATGGAAGACAGCCCT TCACATATTTTCTTGCTCAATTGCGATGTTTGCTGCAGTTTTCCACTGCCAGAAATGCTTg AGTCTCACAGAAGATATGGTGGTATGGGAACTATTCTAGTAATAAAA GTTTCTGCTGAGTCAGCAAACCAGTTTGGAGAGTTGGTAGCTGATCCAGCCACCAATGAACTGTTGCATTACACAGAGAAACCTGAAACCTTT GTAAGTGACCGAATCAATTGTGGTGTCTACATATTTACCCCAGATATTTTCACTGCCATCCAGGGGGTTTCCACTCAGCGGAAAGACAGAG CAAACCTGAGACGTTTATCCAGCTTCGACGCCATCGATTCAGCAACAAG CAGGAACCTTCCCGCAGATTTTGTAAGATTGGATCAAGATATTCTATCACCTCTTGCTGGGAAGAAGCAGTTCTATACATACGAGTCCATGGACTTCTGGGAACAGATCAAAACTCCTGG GATGTCCTTGAAATGTTCTGCACTGTATCTTGCACAATTCCGGTTCACCTCCCCCCATCTTTTGGCTAGTGGGGATGGCACGAAGAGTGCTGCCATTTCTGGGGATGTTTATATTCATCCATCAGCAAAAGTGCATCCAACTGCTAAG ATTGGTCCCAATGTCTCAATATCTGCAAATGCTCGTATAGGAGCTGGCGCAAGGCTCATCAGTTGTATCATCCTTGATGATGTTGAAATTAAG GAAAATGCAGTTGTTATTCATGCTATTGTTGGATGGAAGTCCTCTATTGGGAGATGGTCCCGTGTCCAG CTGCTTCCGAGCTCCAGTAATATCGCTGCTGTGATGAAAGTGGGGCATTTTTTGCAATATCACGTTGCATAA
- the LOC108999189 gene encoding E2F transcription factor-like E2FE isoform X1: MALPSSSTLAEPSTRHHAYSRKQKSLGLLCSNFLSLYDRDDVRSIGLDDAASRLGVERRRIYDIVNVLESVGVLARKAKNQYNWKGFAAIPKALAELKEEGLSENINAIDGNDCAKVSDDEDEEDMYSNPSTGSQNDKPNTSSVKSLTKDNRREKSLALLTQNFVKLFVCSNADLISLDDAARLLLGDGHNSSLMRTKVRRLYDIANVLSSMKLIEKTHTSDTRKPAFRWLGCRGKNDNVSVPNDSRKRMFGSDVTNISFKRNKVDSLFDGNSKGDPKAQNQIKYGNLGDEVDRRNLEHDSRQSSKSYQFGPFAPTSVAKVGVHESNNVKRVHDWENLASTYRPQYQNEALKDLFSHYVEAWKSWYSEVSGKKSLQIS; encoded by the exons ATGGCCTTGCCTTCGTCATCTACTCTAGCTGAGCCCTCGACGAGGCACCACGCCTATAGCAGAAAGCAGAAGTCCCTCGGCCTCCTTTGCTCCAA TTTCTTGAGCCTGTACGATCGAGACGACGTCCGGTCCATTGGGCTTGACGACGCTGCTTCGAGACTAG GTGTTGAGAGGCGAAGAATATACGATATTGTAAATGTCTTGGAGAGTGTTGGG gtCCTTGCAAGAAAAGCGAAGAACCAATACAACTGGAAAGGATTTGCGGCAATCCCTAAGGCTTTGGCTGAGCTTAAG GAAGAAGGTTTGAGTGAGAATATCAATGCCATTGACGGCAACGACTGCGCAAAA GTTTCGGATGACGAGGATGAGGAGGACATGTACTCTAATCCTAGTACCGGAAGTCAGAATGACAAGCCCAACACTAGTTCTGTTAAATCCTTGACAAAAG ATAATCGGAGGGAAAAATCTCTGGCACTTCTTACCCAGAATTTTGTCAAGCTCTTTGTCTGCTCTAAT GCAGATTTGATCTCCCTTGATGATGCTGCGAGGTTACTGCTTGGGGATGGCCACAATTCTTCGTTAATGAGAA CAAAAGTTAGACGCCTGTACGATATTGCAAATGTGTTGTCTTCAATGAAACTAATTGAGAAG ACCCATACGTCAGACACTAGGAAGCCAGCATTCAGGTGGTTAGGATGCAGAGGCAAAAATGACAATGTTTCTGTTCCGAATGATTCTAGGAAACGAATGTTTGGAAGTGATGTCACAAACATCAGTTTTAAGAGGAACAAAGTTGACTCATTATTTGATGGAAATTCAAAAGGGGATCCGAAGGCAcagaatcaaataaaatatggcAATTTGGGAGATGAGGTTGATAGAAGGAATTTGGAACATGACTCGAGACAGAGTTCAAAAAGCTACCAATTTGGTCCCTTTGCTCCCACCAGTGTGGCCAAAGTTGGTGTTCATGAGAGCAACAATGTAAAGCGAGTTCATGATTGGGAGAATCTTGCCTCTACATATCGTCCTCAGTATCAAAACGAAG CTTTGAAAGACCTCTTCTCTCATTACGTGGAAGCGTGGAAATCATGGTACTCTGAAGTTTCCGGGAAAAAGTCTTTACAAATTTCCTGA
- the LOC108999189 gene encoding E2F transcription factor-like E2FE isoform X2, with protein MALPSSSTLAEPSTRHHAYSRKQKSLGLLCSNFLSLYDRDDVRSIGLDDAASRLGVERRRIYDIVNVLESVGVLARKAKNQYNWKGFAAIPKALAELKEEGLSENINAIDGNDCAKVSDDEDEEDMYSNPSTGSQNDKPNTSSVKSLTKDNRREKSLALLTQNFVKLFVCSNADLISLDDAARLLLGDGHNSSLMRTKVRRLYDIANVLSSMKLIEKTHTSDTRKPAFRWLGCRGKNDNVSVPNDSRKRMFGSDVTNISFKRNKVDSLFDGNSKGDPKAQNQIKYGNLGDEVDRRNLEHDSRQSSKSYQFGPFAPTSVAKVGVHESNNVKRVHDWENLASTYRPQYQNEGQFLFSSDAAK; from the exons ATGGCCTTGCCTTCGTCATCTACTCTAGCTGAGCCCTCGACGAGGCACCACGCCTATAGCAGAAAGCAGAAGTCCCTCGGCCTCCTTTGCTCCAA TTTCTTGAGCCTGTACGATCGAGACGACGTCCGGTCCATTGGGCTTGACGACGCTGCTTCGAGACTAG GTGTTGAGAGGCGAAGAATATACGATATTGTAAATGTCTTGGAGAGTGTTGGG gtCCTTGCAAGAAAAGCGAAGAACCAATACAACTGGAAAGGATTTGCGGCAATCCCTAAGGCTTTGGCTGAGCTTAAG GAAGAAGGTTTGAGTGAGAATATCAATGCCATTGACGGCAACGACTGCGCAAAA GTTTCGGATGACGAGGATGAGGAGGACATGTACTCTAATCCTAGTACCGGAAGTCAGAATGACAAGCCCAACACTAGTTCTGTTAAATCCTTGACAAAAG ATAATCGGAGGGAAAAATCTCTGGCACTTCTTACCCAGAATTTTGTCAAGCTCTTTGTCTGCTCTAAT GCAGATTTGATCTCCCTTGATGATGCTGCGAGGTTACTGCTTGGGGATGGCCACAATTCTTCGTTAATGAGAA CAAAAGTTAGACGCCTGTACGATATTGCAAATGTGTTGTCTTCAATGAAACTAATTGAGAAG ACCCATACGTCAGACACTAGGAAGCCAGCATTCAGGTGGTTAGGATGCAGAGGCAAAAATGACAATGTTTCTGTTCCGAATGATTCTAGGAAACGAATGTTTGGAAGTGATGTCACAAACATCAGTTTTAAGAGGAACAAAGTTGACTCATTATTTGATGGAAATTCAAAAGGGGATCCGAAGGCAcagaatcaaataaaatatggcAATTTGGGAGATGAGGTTGATAGAAGGAATTTGGAACATGACTCGAGACAGAGTTCAAAAAGCTACCAATTTGGTCCCTTTGCTCCCACCAGTGTGGCCAAAGTTGGTGTTCATGAGAGCAACAATGTAAAGCGAGTTCATGATTGGGAGAATCTTGCCTCTACATATCGTCCTCAGTATCAAAACGAAG GCCAATTTCTGTTTTCGTCTGATGCTGCAAAATGA
- the LOC108999187 gene encoding pentatricopeptide repeat-containing protein At1g74900, mitochondrial has product MFTLLLRRNSLSLSYSQIQPPKPSYLLPYHCLSTTPPPPPPQDAIIAKLILCSDPRTLTQTLVDPTIQWTPELADSVLKRLWNHGPKAIHFFRTLDRHHPTFAHSSSSFDLAIDIAARMRDYKAVWALVARMRNRRLGPGPKTFAIIAERYVAAGKPDRAVKLFLSMHEHGCFQDLNSFNTILDVLCKSKRVEMAYNLFKALKGRFKVDCVSYNIISNGWCLIKRTPKALEVLKEMVERGLEPSLTTFNTMLKGYVRAGQINEAWEFFLQMKRRKCGADVVSYTTMVHGFGCAGEIKRARRVFDDMIGEGVLPSVATYNALIQVLCKKDSVENAISVFEEMVRKGYAPNWTTYNVIIRGLCHADQMDRALMFLERMKEDDECEPNVQTYNIVIRYFCDAGEIEKGLDVFQKMGSEDCLPNLDTYNVLMSAMFVRKKSDDLLVAGKLLTEMVGRGFLPRKFTFNRVLNGLLLTGNQGFAKEILRLQSRCGRLPRQLKL; this is encoded by the coding sequence ATGTTCACTCTGCTTCTTCGTAGAAATTCTTTATCTCTTTCTTACTCCCAAATTCAACCTCCAAAACCTTCTTACTTACTCCCATACCACTGCCTCTCCACCACGCCGCCACCACCCCCACCACAAGATGCCATCATAGCGAAACTCATTCTCTGCTCCGACCCACGAACCCTAACGCAAACACTAGTAGACCCAACAATTCAATGGACCCCGGAGCTTGCCGACAGTGTCCTCAAGCGCCTCTGGAACCATGGACCCAAGGCTATCCACTTCTTCAGAACCCTAGACCGCCACCACCCCACCTTCGCTCACTCCTCTTCCTCCTTCGACCTCGCCATCGACATCGCCGCCCGCATGCGCGACTACAAGGCCGTATGGGCTCTCGTGGCCCGGATGCGTAATCGCCGCCTCGGCCCGGGACCGAAAACCTTCGCCATCATCGCCGAGAGGTACGTCGCCGCCGGCAAACCCGACAGAGCTGTCAAGCTCTTCTTGTCTATGCACGAGCACGGTTGTTTTCAGGATTTGAATTCGTTCAATACGATTCTTGATGTTCTGTGTAAATCGAAACGCGTCGAAATGGCGTATAATTTGTTTAAGGCTCTAAAGGGTAGGTTTAAGGTTGATTGCGttagttataatataatttcaaatggGTGGTGTTTAATTAAGCGGACGCCCAAGGCACTTGAGGTGTTGAAGGAGATGGTGGAGAGAGGATTGGAACCGAGTTTAACCACGTTTAATACAATGCTTAAAGGTTATGTTAGAGCTGGTCAGATTAACGAAGCTTGGGAGTTCTTTTTGcaaatgaagagaagaaaatgtggGGCCGATGTTGTTTCTTATACCACCATGGTTCATGGGTTTGGCTGCGCTGGCGAGATTAAGAGAGCTAGAAGAGTTTTCGATGACATGATTGGGGAGGGTGTGCTCCCTTCTGTCGCAACTTACAATGCACTGATTCAAGTTTTGTGCAAGAAGGATAGTGTTGAAAATGCCATCTCGGTGTTtgaggagatggtgaggaaggGGTATGCGCCTAATTGGACTACTTATAATGTGATAATCAGAGGATTGTGTCATGCCGATCAGATGGATAGGGCTTTAATGTTTCTGGAAAGAATGAAGGAGGATGATGAGTGTGAGCCGAATGTTCAGACTTACAATATTGTGATTCGTTACTTTTGTGATGCCGGAGAGATTGAAAAGGGGTTGGATGTATTTCAGAAGATGGGTAGTGAGGATTGCTTGCCCAATTTAGATACTTATAATGTTTTGATGAGTGCCATGTTTGTGAGGAAGAAATCAGATGATTTGCTGGTGGCTGGGAAGTTGTTGACCGAGATGGTGGGCAGAGGATTTCTGCCCCGGAAGTTCACTTTCAATCGGGTCTTGAATGGGCTTTTGCTAACTGGCAACCAAGGTTTTGCAAAAGAGATATTGAGATTGCAGAGTAGATGTGGCCGTCTTCCTCGTCAGCTCAAATTGTGA
- the LOC108999191 gene encoding uncharacterized protein LOC108999191: protein MAPNRWLRPEVYPLFAAVGVAVGICGFQLVRNICINPEVRVNKENRTAGVLDNFAEGEKYSEHFLRKFVRNKTPEIMPSLNSFFTDPSRN from the exons ATGGCTCCGAACCGATGGCTGAGGCCCGAG GTGTATCCTCTGTTCGCCGCCGTAGGAGTTGCTGTAGGGATCTGCGGGTTTCAGCTCGTCCGCAATATCTGCATCAACCCTGAAGTCag GGTGAACAAGGAGAACAGGACTGCAGGAGTGCTGGATAACTTTGCTGAGGGGGAGAAGTATTCAGAACATTTCCTGAGGAAGTTTGTCCGCAACAAGACCCCAGAAATCATGCCATCCCTCAACAGCTTCTTCACAGATCCAAGTCGAAACTAA
- the LOC108999190 gene encoding uncharacterized protein LOC108999190: protein MMIEGYDNLSSPSPSISTDRELGAEEMKRRAMTMTLLVRWKHLKRAGPRHSSISIQQKKSVSSASRKGMKASMEKEDFEPSPCTPESSTDIYRHNLRGYGQFVD, encoded by the exons ATGATGATTGAGGGCTATGACAATTTG TCATCACCTTCACCTTCCATAAGTACAGATAGGGAGCTGGGAGCAGAGGAAATGAAAAGGAGAGCAATGACAATGACCTTGTTGGTCCGTTGGAAGCATCTTAAGCGAGCAG GTCCTCGTCATTCATCAATCAGTATTCAGCAGAAGAAATCTGTATCAAGTGCTTCAAGAAAAGGAATGAAAGCCTCGATGGAGAAGGAAGACTTTGAACCTTCCCCGTGTACACCAGAAAGTAGTACCGATATCTACAGGCACAATTTGCGTGGTTATGGTCAATTTGTTGATTAG